Within Flavobacterium pisciphilum, the genomic segment TTGCTATTAATTGAATAAAAAAGGCATTTCCCTCTCTTTCAAACTTCAATTCCTTACCATCTTGGATTACTTTGTAGATATCCATTGGTTTTTGCAAATCGATTTGCATTTTGTTATAATCCTGCAAAACGGTATATCTAATTGTGTTTGATCCCGTAATAGTGCTATCTTTTGGGTTTACCTTTACATCTAGATGGTAATATTTTAAATCCCACCAAGCTCTTTCTTTGGTAATGCTCCCGCGTAAGGTGTCTTGTCTTGTGAAGGCAGTTTCAGACTTATTAAGAAGCCCTTGTGCACCTGCATTATTAAAAATAAATGCAGCGAAAAAAATAGCGCTAAAATATTTTTTCATGAATAGTAGTTTTGGATTATCGATAATTTTCTTTGTAATTTTTTTTATTTCAACAAATGTAACTAATCGAATTAAATTCATGTCAATTTCAATTTTCAAATTATTGAATTTAATTATTGTCATCTAAAATTTCTTGTTTATTTTAGCAATATCTAAAGCTATAAGTCTAATTATGAAATACTCTCGTTTATTTTGCTGTGTAGTTTTTCTTTTTTTCTTTTCATCTTATTCGCAAACTTTTCCTATTCATAGAATAACAAATTCTATAGCGATTGATGGAGATTTATCAGATTGGAAGACTCCTTTTATAGGACCATTTGTTATTCATAATTCTGGACTAAAAGCAACGCAGGAAACGTATGTTTCTCTTTCATGGGATGATAAAAATCTTTATCTAGCTTATAAGAGCAAAGATTCAAAAATTGTTGGTTCGACAAAAAAGAATGATACACAGCTATTTAAAACAGATGACTTAGTTGAATTGTTTCTTGATCCCGATGCAGATTCTCAAAACTATATCGAGATTGGTGTGAATGCTTATTCGAGTAATTATGATATGATTATTCACTGTATATCGCCTTCATGTGGTGGTTGGGACACTGATATTTCATTGGATATTCTAGGAATGAAAACCGCCAGTAAAATTACTTCTGACGGTTATGATGTCGAAATTATGATTCCGTTTTCTAGCCTTACTTCTATTAAAGACGCAGGTTTTACAATTCCTGTTGTTGGTACAAAATGGAAAGGAAATCTTTTTCGAATTGATTACGGTACTAAAACCGAATATCAAGCAATTGCTCCTTATAGTGGTTCGGAATATGGATTTCACAAACCAGAACAATTCAAGACTTTTGAGTTTATGGAGTAAATACTCCTCGTCGAGTATTTATTATATAGTTTATTTCTTTTACTAGGTGTATTTATTTTACAGTATAATATTTAAGTTCTTCTTCTGATAAATACTTAAAAAAATCATTCTCTTTTTTCATCTTATTAATTTCAGTAGAGGATTTCTTTTTTTGAAAGTACATATTTTGTAAAAATCTATCATTTAAATCTCCGTAGCAACTATATGTTTCTAAGAACATCGAAATTCCTTTTTTTAGAACTGGCGCTTTTGGGAATTTTAGAAGCATGAATGTACTAACTGTATTATCTTTTTTAACAAATAATTCTCCTGTACTTTGGTTAATTACTGAATACTCAGTCTTACTTTTTTCTAAAAAGAGAATTAACTTCTGACCCACTTTCAATTTTTCTATTCTACGGTCACACGTCCACTCATCCCAAATTGTTACATAGATTTTTGGAGTTGATTTTCCTTTTATGTATTCATTTATTGTGAATTCGTATTTTCCTTTTATAATTTTTGTGACTGACCCCTCGACAATTAAATCGGCTTTTGAAATAACAATTGAGTATGACAAAATGTTTTTTTTGTAATCAAAATTAAAAGAAGGAATTATAAATAAAAATAAAAAGGCAAACAACTTCATCGATTTTTTATACTAAAGTAAACTTTTTTTTGAAATAAAATATTCTAGCCCTGATAGTAGCGGTATCCTTTATACTTTTTCTTTAAAAATATAAAGATATAGCGAATAGCAGGAACAGCTCCTTACAATAGTTCAGAATATGGATTTCATCAACCTACTCTCTTCAAGTCTTTTGAGTTTATGGAGTAAATACTCTCCATAGATTGCTTGTTGTAGATGTGTCTTAATGTCAATATTTTAAAATCTTGTTATCTTAATTTTTTTAATTTATCAACTCCCTTAAATAGGAATAATAGGCCAACCACAAGAACGATAATACTATAACGCATAATTTGCCCATCTGTTAAGAAATAATAGATTATACTAAATGCTATTAAAAACACACCCAAATTTCTCGCGATTTGAGCATTTTTTATGTGCTCCTTTTTTGCAAACCTGTTAACGTTCTCCAGTTTAAAATCTAAATCAGATGGTACTTCTATTTTATTTTCTAAAATGGTTGCCAATATAAGTGAATAGTTATGGCTTGTATAGAAAGCATTCATTTTATTATCAAATTTTCCGTTTCCTAAAACGGTTTCTATCATATCTTCTAATACTAAAAGTACTTCCTCGTGGCTTAATTCTTCATTTTTTAAAAACTTTGTCTTGATTATCTCTAAATCCATAGTATCCTTTTTTGCAAATATTGCAAAACAGTTCCATTATTTAGTTTGAATTAACAAGAATTTAGATTTATTTTTTTGTTATTTTTGACGGTTTTTTAATACGTTTATCACATCGTTTAATTGAAAACCTTTGGCTTGCAATAGTATAAGGTAGTGAAAAAGCAAATCGGCACTCTCGCTTAAGAATAAATCATCATTATCATCTTTGGCTTCAATAACTACTTCTACGGCTTCTTCTCCTACTTTTTGTGCAATTTTATTAATCCCTAATTTGAATAATGAAGCAACATAACTTTTTTCTGAATCTGCATTCTCTCTTCTTGATTTGATTGTATTTTCAAGATCAGAGATGAATCCATAAGTAGTCTTATTTTCTTCTTGCCAGCATGTATCAGCTCCTGTATGACAGGTTGGTCCTTCGGGTTGTACCTGAATTAATAATGTGTCATTGTCGCAATCATTTTTGATACTTTTTAAGTGTAAAAAATTGCCACTCTCCTCACCTTTTGTCCACAATCGTTTTTTGGTACGGCTATAGAAAGTTACCTTTTGAGTTTCTATGGTTTTTAGGTATGCTTCTTCGTTCATATAACCCAGCATCAAAACGTTTTTAGTTTCGCTATCTTGAATTATTGCAGGGATTAACCCATCGTTATTTTTTGAAAAATCTATATTCATATCTTTTAGTCTAAAGTCTTATTTGCTTGAAATTCTTCGAATTTTTGCGTTATTATGTATTTCAGTTCGTTAAAAGGAATTTTTAGTCCATTGGGAGAAATATTCACAGGAGATCCCGTTTCTTTAAAATTCATTTTTAGTAATCTTTTCTTAATTGGATTGGTTACTCTATTAATATATTCTTCTGGTTTTTTCAGATAAATAGTTACTGACTTTTGATTTAAAAATTCTCTGTGATCAATAATCATAACGTCAGACCAAAGAATTCTTCCTATTGAAACTCCTGAAGAATTATCGATAATCCCAATGTTATCGATAATGACTCCAGGCTTCTTATCGAATATTTTTTTTGCAAAAAAGTAAATCCCGAATCCTCCCATTAAAACGCCTAATATTGAGGCTACATTTTTTATAATGAAATTTCCAAATAAAGGATTGCTCACTTCGGGTTGACTGGTTAATATCCAAAGACTTATTGCTAAAAATAAGACGGAGAAAAATAATAACATTATTAATTTCTTTTTGCTTAGTGCAACTTCTACCCTGTCTTTGATTTCCATATTTAATAATTTAAAGTCTAACTTCTATTTTATTGTTTCTAAGTTCTTGTTTTAAGTCTTTGATTTCAATCTCTTTAAAGTGAAAAACGCTTGCTGCTAGTGCTGCATCAGCCTTACCTTCTTTAAAAGTATCTACAAAATGCTGTATGTTTCCTGCTCCACCCGATGCGATAATCGGAATATTGACTAATGTCGAAAGTGTAGCTAAAGCCTCGTTTGCAAATCCGTTTTTTGTTCCATCATTATCCATTGAGGTAAACAAAATCTCCCCTGCGCCACGTGCTGCAACTTCTACAGCCCAATCGAATAAGTTTAGTTCCGTTGGAACCTTTCCGCCCACTAAATGCACAATCCATTGTCCATTGATTTGTTTAGCATCTATGGCGACAACGACACATTGACTGCCAAATTTTTGAGCTAAATCATTAATTAACTGCGGGTTTTTTACCGCAGAGGAATTAATAGATACTTTATCGGCTCCGTTATTTAGTAAAACAGCAACATCATCTACTGATGAAATACCGCCACCAACAGTAAACGGAATATTAATTGTTGAAGCTACTTTTCGAACTAAATCAATCAATGTTTTTCTTCTTTCTTCGGTTGCCGAAATATCAAGAAAAACCAATTCATCAGCACCCTCATCGGAGTATATTTTAGCCAATTCTACTGGATCTCCAGCATCACGTAAATCTACGAAATTTACTCCTTTTACAGTTCTTCCGTTCTTTATATCAAGACAAGGAATGATTCTTTTTGCTAACATTTATAGTAAGTATTAATTATTAAGGATGAAGTATTAAGTATTAAGTATTGAGTTTTTTAAGATTGTTCTTTGTGCTTATTATAATACTTTTTACCAATTTTAAAACTTCGATTCCATCATTATTCATGCTTGAAAATTCTTCTTGGGAAATATAATCTGTTGCGTGTAAAAGCTCTAACCAATATAAAGTTTCATCTGCTTCTTTTTGAGAAATTCCCATTTTATGAATGAAATCGGCTTTGCTTTCTGCATTTTTTGCCTCCCTTATATTTGCCCCGATAGAAGTTCCTGACCGAAGTATTTGCTTACTCATAACATATTCACCTCTACTATTTAATATTTTATAAAAATTAACTATTCTTATTGCAAAAGAAAAACTTTTACTTCTTATAACATCTTTATCCGCATTCATATTTCATACTTAATAATTACTACTTAATACATAGCTTTCCAATTGTTTTAATGAAATTCTTCCTTCGTAAATTGCTTTTCCGATGATTGTTCCTTCACAACCTAATTCGGCTAGTTTGGGTAATTCATCAAATGTTGAAATTCCACCAGAAGCGATTAGTTTTATTTCTTTTGCTTCTGCCAAAATCTTTGCATACAAATCAAAACTTGGACCTTCAAGCATTCCGTCTTTGGCGATATCAGTGCAAATAACGTATTGAATTCCTTTGCTTTGATAATTCTGAATAAACGGAATTAAATCTTCATTAGAATTTTCTAACCAACCCGAAACGGCTACTTTCTCATTGTTTGCATCAGCACCAAGAATTATTTTATCAGCACCATATTCGACAATCCAGTTTTCGAATAGTTCTCTGTTTTTTACTGCAATACTCCCGCCAGTAATTTGATTTGCACCACTTTCAAAAGCAATTTTCAAATCGGCATCGGATTTTAATCCACCACCAAAATCAATTTTCAGGCTGGTTTTTGTAGCAATTTGTTCCAGAATTTTATAATTCACGATTTGACTTGATTTTGCCCCATCTAAATCAACCAAATGCAGGTATTCTATTCCATGTGCTTCAAATGATTTGGCTACTTCAAGTGGGTTTTCATTGTATATAATTTTAGTATTGTAGTCACCTTTTGATAAGCGAACACATTTTCCTTCAATGATATCTATGGCTGGTATTATTCTCATTTATTTTTTATTTAAAGTTTTAAAAATTAATAATTTACTGGGCTTAATCATTCAAGCTTTAAATTTTTAATTATTCAATTTAAGAAAATTTCCAAGGATTTTCTCTCCCACATCTCCACTCTTTTCTGGGTGAAATTGGGTTCCGTAAAAATTGTTTTTCTGCAAAGCCGATGCGTATTCTACTTCATAATTAGTAGTAGCTATTGCATTTTTGCAAAGTGGTGCATAAAAACTATGTACCAAATACATATATTCGTTTTCATTAATTCCTGCAAACAATGGTGATTGCAAATTGTAAATTGTGTTCCAGCCCATTTGAGGCACTTTTACTGATGGTGTAAATTTTATTACATCTACATCAAAAATCCCTAATCCAGACGTATTTCCTTCTTCAGATGATTTGCACATTAATTGCATTCCTAAACAAATTCCTAGAACGGGTTGTTTTAAATTCGAAATCAAACCATCTAAACCACTTTCAATCAATTTTTTCATTGCAGAACTTGCCTCGCCAACACCAGGAAAAATAACTTTATCTGCTGCTTGTATTTCGTCAGGGTCATTACTCAAAATGGCTTTAAATCCCAATCTTTCGATGGCAAACATAATGCTTTGAATATTTCCTGCACCGTAATTTATAATTACTATTTTCATTAAAAAAAATTTAAGTCGTAAGCCGTAAGCTTTAGGTCTAATGCCTAATACTTTTAGCTTATTACGTTTTTACAACATTCCTTTTGTCGACGGTAGAATCATTTTCTCAGTATCGCGTTTTACTGCAACTTTTATCGCTTTTGCAAAGGCTTTAAAGATTGCTTCGATCTTGTGATGTTCGTTAGTTCCTTCGGCTTTAATATTGATATTTGCTTTAGCGCCATCAGAAAACGATTTAAAGAAATGATAAAACATTTCAGTAGGCATTTTACCTACCATTTCGCGTTTGAATTCGGTTTCCCAAACCAACCAATTTCTGCCTCCAAAATCTATAGCCACTTGCGATAAACAGTCGTCCATTGGCAAGCAAAAGCCATAACGCTCAATTCCTAATTTGTTCCCTAATGCTTTAGCAAAAACTTCACCTAGCGCGATTGCAGTGTCTTCAATAGTGTGGTGTTCATCGACTTCAAGATCCCCTTTTACAAGAATTTCAAGATCCATTTGTCCATGACGTGCAATTTGGTCTAGCATATGATCAAAAAAGGCAATTCCGGTTTCGATTTTACTCTTTCCTGTTCCGTCAAGATTTAAGTTAATGTAAATGTCTGTTTCGTTGGTTTTACGCGTAATCGAAGCCGAACGAGCTTCAAGCTTTAAAAACTCATAGATAGTCTTCCAATCAGTGGTTTGTAAAGCGATAACACTATCTAGCTCTTCTCTTTTTGAGGCAACTTCGGCGCTTCCTAGTCCTTCGTCAGTATTAATAAAAATAGCTTTTGAACCTAGATTTTTAGCCAATTCTACATCAGTTAAACGGTCTCCTAAAACAAATGAATTTTCTAAATCATATACAGGATTGTTTAAGTATGCAGTAAGCATTCCTGTTCTTGGTTTGCGTGTTGGAGCATTCTCATGAGGGAACGTTTTGTCTATAAAAACAGCATCAAATACAACTCCTTCATTTTCAAAAGCTTTTATAATAAAGTTATGCGTTGGCCAGAAGGTGCTTTCAGGATGCGAATCAGTTCCTAATCCGTCTTGATTCGTTACCATTACTAATTCGTAATCCAGCTCATTGGCAATTTTAGCCAAATATTGAAATGCTTTTGGGTAAAATTCTAGTTTCTCAAAACTATCTAATTGGTAATCTGCTGGTTCAAGGACCATGGTTCCGTCACGGTCAATAAAAAGTATTTTTTTCATGTTATTTATTTTCTAAATGGCAAGGATGTGAATTTAATCTGCAAAATCTGCGTGCAAAACCAATAGGTGTTTTGCGGTTAAACTTTTATTTCAATGCCTTCAATTCTTTAATTAATATAGCATTTTCTGCTTCAGTTCCAATAGTAAGACGCAAGCAATTTTCACACAAAGGCTGCGTACTTCTGTTTCTTATAACGATTCCTTTAGCAATTAATTGATCGTATCTTTTGTTAGCATCATCTACTTTTACTAGTACAAAATTAGCCTCAGTAGGATATACTTTTTCAACAAAATACACATCAAGTAATACTTTAAGTAATAATTCTCTTTGTCTTATTATAGATGCTATTTCCGAATTTATTTTGGCTGTTTCTTTTAATCGTAAACCGGCTCTTTGCTGCGTTAATTCATTTACATTATACGGAGGCTTTATTTTGTTTAAAATAGTTATAACCGCTTCTGTCGCATAGCAAATTCCTAAGCGTATTCCAGCCAATCCGTATGCTTTAGAGAGCGTTTGAGTAATTATTAAATTAGGATATGCATCCAATTCGTTAATCCAACTTTCCTTTTTAGAGAAATCGATATAAGCTTCATCGATAACTATCAAGCCTTTAAAATTCTGTAATAAGGTAACTACGCTTTCATCTGAAAATGAGTTTCCAGTTGGGTTGTTTGGCGAGCACAAAAAGATGATTTTAGTATTTTCATCTACAGCACTTATTATTTTTTCAATCTGTGGTTGAAAATCTCCCGAAAGTAAAACCTCTCTATTTTCTACATCATTTATATTGGCCAACACACTGTACATTCCGTAGGTTGGAGGTAATGAAATTACATTGTCTTTTTTTGGTTCACAAAAGGCACGAAACAATAAATCAAGTACTTCATCACTCCCATTCCCTAATAATATCTGATTTTGGTTGACATTTTTTTGTTTTGCCAAAATCTGTTTTACGCTATTTTGCTGTGGATCAGGATACCTATTTACACCATTTTCAAATGGATTTTCGTTAGCATCTAAGAAAACCATATTAGCAGTATCAAAATCTTCAAACTCATCACGTGCAGACGAATAGGGTTTTAAAGATTTTACATTTTTGCGTACTAGGTTATTTATATCAAAATTTTCCATTTTTTAAATTTTTATAGCGTTTATCTCAGCCAAACGCAGTGTTACTGCATTCTTATGTGCTTGCAACCCTTCAGCTGCCGCCATAACTTCGATGGCTTTACCAATAGTTAGGATTCCTTTTTCGGTTATTTTCTGGAAAGTCATTGATTTCATAAAGCTATCTAGATTTACGCCACTATAATTCTTGGCATAACCGTTTGTTGGTAAGGTATGATTGGTTCCTGAGGCGTAATCGCCTGCGCTCTCAGGGGTGTAATTGCCAATAAAAACTGATCCAGCATTATATATTCCATCAGCGTAAAAATCATCATCTTCTGTACAAATAATAAAGTGCTCAGGACCATATTCATTAATCAATTCAAGGGCAATAGTGTTGTTTTCTACAAAAATTAGTTTTGAATTAGCTATGGCTTTCTCAGCAATCGCTTTTCTAGGCAAAACGGCAATTTGAGATTGAATTTCATTTTCTACTGCATCAATTAATTTTTTTGAGGTAGAAACCAAAATTACCTGACTATCAGTTCCGTGTTCAGCCTGTGATAATAAGTCAGAAGCGACAAAGGCAGGAATTGCACTATCATCTGCCACAACTAATAATTCTGATGGACCAGCAGGCATGTCTATTGCTACACCAAACTGTGTTGCTAATTGTTTTGCTACTGTTACAAACTGATTTCCAGGGCCAAATATTTTATATACTTTAGGAATAGTTTCGGTACCAAAGGTCATTCCTGCAATAGCTTGAATCCCTCCTACTTTTATAATTCTGGTAACCCCACATAAATTAGCTGCATACAAAATAGCAGGATTTATCTTTCCATTTTTATCAGGTGGCGAGCATAAAACAATTTCGTTGCAACCCGCAATTTTAGCAGGAACGGCAAGCATTAAAACGGTAGAAAATAAAGGCGCTGTACCTCCAGGGATATATAAACCAATTTTTTGTATTGGTCTTTTTTCTTGCCAGCAATTAACTCCTTCGGTAGTTTCGATAGTTATTCTTTCTGTTTTTTGTGCTGAGTGGAACTTGTAAATGTTGCTTTTCGCTAACTGAATAGCCTCTTTTAATTCCTCTGCAATTGAAGCTATTGCTTCGTTTATTTCGTCTTGGGATACTTCATTGTTTTCTAAAGCAATCCCATCAAAGATAGAAGTGTATTTAGAAACGGCTTCATCTCCTTTTTTCTGTACTTCTTTAAAAATTTCTTTAACCGTAACCTCGATATCATCGATTGTTTTAGTTGGTCTTTTTAATATTTCTGACCAAGTTTCGGGTTTTGGACTATATATCTTGTTCATTTTTTTTTGTTTTTTATGCTATGCTTTACGCATATTTGTTTAGATAAAGCTTACAGCCTAAAGCTGGAATACAAAGTCTTAAAGGACCATTTTCTCAATTGGACAGACTAAAATTCCTTCTGCTCCAACATCTTTTAATTTATCTATTACGTCCCAAAAAGTATCTTTATCTATTACCGAATGTACACTACTCCATCCTTCTTGTGCCAGTGGCAACACAGTAAGGCTTCGTAGAACTGGGAGTATTTTTCCAACTTCTTCGATTCGATCATTCGGTATATTCATCAGAATATATCTTGATTTTCTAGCCCTAAGAACAGATTCTATTCTAAATTTAAGGGTGTCAATTAGTTTTTGGTTTTCAGGGTTTATCTTTGGAGAAACGGCAAGAACAGCTTCGCTTTTTAGGATTATCTCTACTTCCTTTAGGTTGTTTTTAAACAATGTACTCCCACTAGAAACAATATCTACAATAGCATCAGCAAGACCAATATTTGGAGCAATCTCCACAGAACCAGAAATTTGGTGAATGTCTACAGTTAATCCAAATGAATTAAAATAATCAGTAACAGTATTTGGGTATGATGTTGCAATACGCAATCCGTCAAGGTCTTTTATGGAATTGTATTCAAAAGCTTTAGGTACAGCAACAGAAACTTTGCATTTAGAAAATCCTAATTTCTGTGCAATTTGGATTCCTTTTCCTTTTTCAACTAATAAGTTATCCCCAACAATAGCAGCATCTACAACACCATCTATTAGATATTGTGGGATATCTGAGTTTCTTAAGAATAAAACTTCTAAAGGGAAATTGGTAGCTTCTGCTTTTAATTGGTCGTTACCGTTGTCTATCGAAATTCCGCAATCTTTTAAGATTTGAATGCTTTCTTCGTTTAAACGACCTGATTTTTGAATTGCAATTTTTAATGTACTCATTTTAGTTTTTTGATTTAAATTAATAGTTTGAGTACAAAGGATTGGATACAAAAAAACCCGTTTGAGTACTCAAACGGGTTTTAAAATATGATGATTTACACGCATACCATTAACACATCGCTTGAGAGCAATAATGAAAATGATGATGATGTAATTGAATTAATGACATAACTTTGCTTTGTTTTTTTTCTTTGATTCGTTTGCAAATATACTAGATAATTAAATTAAAAAGCAATTTTTAATTTAACTTAAAATGATTTTATTGTTAAATTTAAAAATTCTGCAGGCTTATAGCCCGTAAACATTGCTATTTATCTAAAGAAAATGCATTTGCTTTATTAAGTTTTAATGTTGTGAATTTTCATTAAAAATAAGTTTTACGACAGTTCCTTCATTCAACTTACTTGAAACTGAAATAGAGATATCTAATAATTGACTTATTTTTTTTACAATAGATAATCCTAAACCAATTCCTTTTATTTCGGGATATAATTCAGCATGTGAGCGGAAAAACTGATTGAATACTTTTTGTAAATCTTCAGATGGAATCCCGATTCCAAAATCGATAATCTGACATTCAATACCATTTGCAATATCAGTTACAACAATGTCTAATTTGCCATCTTGCTTAGAATATTTAAGAGCATTAGATATTAAGTTGTTAAAGATTATAGTCAGCAAATAAGGATCAGTATCTAAGCAGTAATCCCTATGGAATTTTGTTGAAAGTTGAATTTTTTTAGACTGAATGGTATTTGAATGTCGTGATATTGTGTCTAAAATAAGGGCATTTAAATATACTTTTTCTTTTTTTAAATCTTGGCCTTTATCTCCAAATCGGGCCAATAATAACAATTGATCGACCAATGCATTCAGTCGGTCGACTTCAGAAATACAAAAATTTATTTTTTCTTCATATTCCTTACTATCACGTGGTTTACGTATTAAAACTTCTAGTGTCCCTTTAATTATTGTTAGCGGTGTTCTTAATTCATGTGAAGCATCAGAGGTAAATTGTTTTTCTCTTTCAAGTGCATTCTCAATTCTTTCTAATAAGCTATTTATAGTTTTTGATAATACATATAATTCATCTCGATTTCCTGGTAGTGGAATTCTAGTTTTTAAATTGTCTTTAGTAATAATATTCGATGTTTTGATAATAGTATTAATAGGTTTAATACTTTTTCCAGCAAAAAATCTTGCGATAAAAAACAACAATATCAAAATAAGCGGAAAGGCTACAACCAATATATAGAACAAGTTGTCGAGTACCATTGTAGAATCGGTTAAAGACATGGCAACAATTAAAGATCCTATTTTTTTATTATCTACATAAATAGGCACTTGTATCTGTCGGATGATATTGTCTAATAATTTGGTATTAAACAATTCATAATTGTCTTTTTGACTATGAAAAACTAAGGTTTCAGATTTTAAATTGGGTGATTTTTCTATAATCGTTCCCTTTAAATCTAAAAACTGAACGAAAACGGGGTTTACATCAACAGTATTATGTTCGCGTTCGTTCCACTCCTCTACATCTATCAAAGTTAAAGTACCATTTTTAGTATTGATCTCCTCTAGATGATTTTTAATTTCTATTATAATATCGTTATCGATATGACTGTAAACATTTTGTTTTACAATCGTATAGATAGTAAAAAACACTACAAAAATTAATAATGCAGTGATCGCAATATAATTAAATGCGATTCGGTCCTTGAATGAAAATTGTAACATTTTATTAGTCGTTTGCGATATAACCAATACCACGGATTGTTTTTATGTAATCTTCTTCGATTTTTAAATTCAATTTTTTCCGAATTGCATTCATAAAAACATCAATTACACTTGTGTCATATTCAAAATTAATCTGCCATACAGCTTGCAAAATCTGATTTCGAGTACACACATTTCCTTTATTCTTAACCAAATATGTTAGTAATTCAAATTCTCTTTGTGTAAGCGATACTTCAACACCATTTGTACAAACAGTATGTTGTGCTAAATTAATTTTGATAGTACCAAGTGTGAGTATTTCAGGAGTGCTTTGGTTTCTGAAATGAATTCTAATTCGTTCAATCAACTCTTCAAAGCTAAATGGTTTTTTTATATAATCATTTGCACCCGCTTTTAATCCTTCTATAGTTTCAAGGATAGTATCTTTTGCCGTTAAGAAAAGTATTGGTGTTGTAGTATCTTTAATTCTAATGGCTTTACATAAGTCTAATCCATTGATTTTAGGAAGCATCCAATCAAGTAGAATTAGATCAAATTTTTGTTTTTGTGATAATTCAAAGCCAATTAATCCATCAGAAGCAGCAGTGATTTCATATCCTTCTTCTTCCAAACCTTGTTTAAGAAATTGCACAATGCCAGCTTCATCTTCGACTATTAAAATATGCATTTTTAAATTTATTTGTATTTAAACTTATGTTACTTACCTACTAATACGATTTATTAATAAGCTAGTTTACTACTTTCAAAGATAGAGGTTTTTAAATTGGGTTCGCAAAGTGATGGTATTTCAAATTCAAAAAATATATATTTTTAGAAGAATAGTACTCTTAAAATAAATGAACTCAATGTCTTAATAAAGTACACAAAATGTATTATCTTAAGGGAATCTTAAGGTAATTCTAAGTTACGCAAAAGGTTAAGTTAATAGTCTACAAAGAGAAACAGTTAAATTTGCAACAAATTTTTTTAAGATGACATTATAT encodes:
- the hisC gene encoding histidinol-phosphate transaminase, whose protein sequence is MENFDINNLVRKNVKSLKPYSSARDEFEDFDTANMVFLDANENPFENGVNRYPDPQQNSVKQILAKQKNVNQNQILLGNGSDEVLDLLFRAFCEPKKDNVISLPPTYGMYSVLANINDVENREVLLSGDFQPQIEKIISAVDENTKIIFLCSPNNPTGNSFSDESVVTLLQNFKGLIVIDEAYIDFSKKESWINELDAYPNLIITQTLSKAYGLAGIRLGICYATEAVITILNKIKPPYNVNELTQQRAGLRLKETAKINSEIASIIRQRELLLKVLLDVYFVEKVYPTEANFVLVKVDDANKRYDQLIAKGIVIRNRSTQPLCENCLRLTIGTEAENAILIKELKALK
- the hisD gene encoding histidinol dehydrogenase; translated protein: MNKIYSPKPETWSEILKRPTKTIDDIEVTVKEIFKEVQKKGDEAVSKYTSIFDGIALENNEVSQDEINEAIASIAEELKEAIQLAKSNIYKFHSAQKTERITIETTEGVNCWQEKRPIQKIGLYIPGGTAPLFSTVLMLAVPAKIAGCNEIVLCSPPDKNGKINPAILYAANLCGVTRIIKVGGIQAIAGMTFGTETIPKVYKIFGPGNQFVTVAKQLATQFGVAIDMPAGPSELLVVADDSAIPAFVASDLLSQAEHGTDSQVILVSTSKKLIDAVENEIQSQIAVLPRKAIAEKAIANSKLIFVENNTIALELINEYGPEHFIICTEDDDFYADGIYNAGSVFIGNYTPESAGDYASGTNHTLPTNGYAKNYSGVNLDSFMKSMTFQKITEKGILTIGKAIEVMAAAEGLQAHKNAVTLRLAEINAIKI
- the hisG gene encoding ATP phosphoribosyltransferase, which codes for MSTLKIAIQKSGRLNEESIQILKDCGISIDNGNDQLKAEATNFPLEVLFLRNSDIPQYLIDGVVDAAIVGDNLLVEKGKGIQIAQKLGFSKCKVSVAVPKAFEYNSIKDLDGLRIATSYPNTVTDYFNSFGLTVDIHQISGSVEIAPNIGLADAIVDIVSSGSTLFKNNLKEVEIILKSEAVLAVSPKINPENQKLIDTLKFRIESVLRARKSRYILMNIPNDRIEEVGKILPVLRSLTVLPLAQEGWSSVHSVIDKDTFWDVIDKLKDVGAEGILVCPIEKMVL
- a CDS encoding sensor histidine kinase, whose translation is MLQFSFKDRIAFNYIAITALLIFVVFFTIYTIVKQNVYSHIDNDIIIEIKNHLEEINTKNGTLTLIDVEEWNEREHNTVDVNPVFVQFLDLKGTIIEKSPNLKSETLVFHSQKDNYELFNTKLLDNIIRQIQVPIYVDNKKIGSLIVAMSLTDSTMVLDNLFYILVVAFPLILILLFFIARFFAGKSIKPINTIIKTSNIITKDNLKTRIPLPGNRDELYVLSKTINSLLERIENALEREKQFTSDASHELRTPLTIIKGTLEVLIRKPRDSKEYEEKINFCISEVDRLNALVDQLLLLARFGDKGQDLKKEKVYLNALILDTISRHSNTIQSKKIQLSTKFHRDYCLDTDPYLLTIIFNNLISNALKYSKQDGKLDIVVTDIANGIECQIIDFGIGIPSEDLQKVFNQFFRSHAELYPEIKGIGLGLSIVKKISQLLDISISVSSKLNEGTVVKLIFNENSQH
- a CDS encoding response regulator transcription factor codes for the protein MHILIVEDEAGIVQFLKQGLEEEGYEITAASDGLIGFELSQKQKFDLILLDWMLPKINGLDLCKAIRIKDTTTPILFLTAKDTILETIEGLKAGANDYIKKPFSFEELIERIRIHFRNQSTPEILTLGTIKINLAQHTVCTNGVEVSLTQREFELLTYLVKNKGNVCTRNQILQAVWQINFEYDTSVIDVFMNAIRKKLNLKIEEDYIKTIRGIGYIAND